In one window of Rhodanobacter sp. FDAARGOS 1247 DNA:
- the trpB gene encoding tryptophan synthase subunit beta produces the protein MPPIQDYHRWPDEHGRFGDYGGSYVAETLMAPLAELAEAYERLRQDAGFLAELDRDLQHYVGRPSPVYHAQRLSQHVGGARILLKREDLNHTGAHKINNTVGQALVARHMGKRRIIAETGAGQHGVASATVAARLGMQCVVYMGAVDIERQKINVYRMKLLGAEVVPVTSGSKTLKDALNEAMRDWVTNVADTFYIIGTVAGPHPYPKMVRDFNAIVGREARAQVLAQYGRLPDVLTACVGGGSNAIGLFHAFLNDAGVRIVGAEAAGEGIATGHHAASLAAGRPGVLHGNRTYVLCDDNGQITETHSISAGLDYPGVGPEHAFLKDAGRAEYVGVTDDEAMEAFHLLARTEGILAALESSHAVAQAMKLARELPKDGIVLCNLSGRGDKDVHTIAAREGVEV, from the coding sequence ATGCCCCCGATCCAGGACTATCACCGCTGGCCCGACGAGCACGGTCGCTTCGGCGACTACGGTGGCAGCTATGTCGCCGAGACGCTGATGGCGCCGCTGGCCGAGCTGGCCGAGGCCTACGAGCGCCTGCGCCAGGATGCGGGCTTCCTCGCCGAACTGGACCGCGACCTGCAGCACTACGTGGGGCGGCCCAGTCCGGTCTATCACGCCCAGCGGCTGTCGCAGCATGTCGGGGGAGCACGCATCCTGCTCAAGCGCGAGGACCTGAACCACACCGGCGCGCACAAGATCAACAACACCGTCGGCCAGGCGCTGGTGGCCCGGCACATGGGCAAGCGGCGGATCATCGCCGAGACCGGGGCCGGCCAGCATGGCGTGGCCAGCGCCACCGTGGCCGCGCGCCTGGGCATGCAGTGCGTGGTCTACATGGGCGCGGTGGACATCGAGCGGCAGAAGATCAACGTCTACCGGATGAAGCTGCTGGGCGCCGAGGTGGTGCCGGTGACGTCCGGTTCGAAGACGCTGAAGGATGCGCTGAACGAGGCGATGCGCGACTGGGTCACCAACGTGGCCGACACTTTCTACATCATCGGCACGGTGGCTGGCCCGCATCCGTACCCGAAGATGGTGCGCGACTTCAACGCCATCGTGGGGCGCGAGGCGCGGGCCCAGGTGCTGGCGCAGTACGGCCGCCTGCCCGACGTGCTCACCGCCTGCGTGGGCGGCGGCTCGAATGCGATCGGCCTGTTCCACGCCTTCCTCAACGACGCCGGCGTGCGCATCGTCGGCGCCGAGGCGGCAGGCGAGGGCATCGCCACCGGTCACCACGCCGCTTCGCTGGCTGCGGGTCGCCCCGGCGTGCTGCATGGCAACCGCACCTATGTGCTGTGCGACGACAACGGCCAGATCACCGAGACGCATTCGATCTCGGCCGGACTCGACTATCCGGGCGTTGGCCCGGAGCACGCGTTCCTGAAGGACGCCGGGCGCGCCGAGTATGTCGGCGTGACGGACGACGAAGCGATGGAGGCATTCCACCTGCTGGCCCGCACCGAAGGCATCCTGGCCGCGCTGGAATCCAGCCATGCGGTCGCCCAGGCGATGAAGCTGGCGCGCGAGCTGCCGAAGGACGGCATCGTGCTGTGCAACCTCTCCGGTCGTGGCGACAAGGACGTGCACACGATCGCCGCGCGCGAAGGAGTCGAGGTATGA
- the accD gene encoding acetyl-CoA carboxylase, carboxyltransferase subunit beta, with the protein MNWLQKIMNPRTRPQGTNGGKGSVPEGVWEKCGGCGTVLYKPELERNLMVCPKCGHHHYISARMRLDALLDDGSAQELWASLEPTDPLKFRDSKKYRDRITSTQKKTGEKDAMVAMSGKLKGRPLMAVAFEFAYMGGSMGSVVGEKFARAAERALADKSALVCFSATGGARMQEALFSLMQMAKTSAALARLRDAGVPYISVLTNPTTGGVSASLAMLGDINIGEPKALIGFAGPRVIEQTVRETLPEGFQRSEFLLDHGAIDMIVDRREMRDKLADLLGILTRADRAA; encoded by the coding sequence ATGAATTGGCTGCAGAAGATCATGAACCCGCGGACCCGTCCGCAGGGAACCAACGGCGGCAAGGGTTCGGTGCCCGAGGGTGTGTGGGAGAAGTGCGGTGGTTGCGGCACCGTGCTGTACAAGCCGGAACTGGAGCGCAACCTGATGGTGTGCCCCAAGTGCGGCCATCACCATTACATCAGCGCGCGGATGCGGCTGGACGCGCTGCTCGACGACGGCTCGGCGCAGGAACTGTGGGCCAGCCTCGAGCCCACCGATCCGCTGAAATTCCGCGACTCCAAGAAGTACCGCGACCGCATCACCTCGACCCAGAAAAAGACCGGCGAGAAGGATGCGATGGTCGCCATGAGCGGCAAGCTCAAGGGCCGGCCGCTGATGGCGGTGGCCTTCGAGTTCGCCTACATGGGTGGCTCGATGGGTTCGGTGGTCGGCGAAAAATTCGCCCGCGCCGCCGAGCGCGCGCTGGCCGACAAGAGCGCCCTGGTGTGCTTCTCCGCCACCGGCGGCGCGCGCATGCAGGAAGCGCTGTTCTCGCTGATGCAGATGGCCAAGACCTCGGCGGCGCTGGCGCGCCTGCGCGATGCCGGCGTGCCCTACATCAGCGTGCTGACCAACCCGACCACCGGCGGCGTCTCCGCCAGCCTGGCGATGCTCGGCGACATCAACATCGGCGAGCCGAAGGCGCTGATCGGTTTCGCCGGTCCGCGGGTGATCGAGCAGACCGTGCGCGAGACCCTGCCGGAAGGTTTCCAGCGTTCGGAGTTCCTGCTCGACCACGGCGCGATCGACATGATCGTCGACCGCCGCGAGATGCGCGACAAGCTGGCCGACCTGCTCGGCATCCTGACCCGGGCCGATCGCGCGGCCTGA
- the truA gene encoding tRNA pseudouridine(38-40) synthase TruA, translated as MRIALGIEYDGTDFCGWQRLKQDVSVQGALERALSTVAAHPVEVSCAGRTDAGVHGRCQVVHFDTDASRDMRGWVLGSCSNLPNSVAVLWAQPVPDSFHARYAARSRRYRYHLLNRPVRAALDARYVTWERLPLDAGRMHVAAQALLGEHDFSAFRALSCQAAHPRRSVLAVSVRREGEQLFVEIEANAFLHHMVRNIVGSLLPIGRGEQPIEWMGELLAGRDRQVAGPTAPASGLTFIGPRYERHWHLPEEVSQP; from the coding sequence ATGCGTATCGCTCTGGGTATCGAGTACGACGGCACCGACTTCTGCGGCTGGCAGCGGCTGAAGCAGGATGTCAGCGTGCAGGGCGCGCTGGAGCGGGCGCTGTCGACGGTGGCCGCGCATCCGGTCGAGGTCAGCTGCGCCGGTCGCACCGATGCGGGCGTGCATGGCCGCTGCCAGGTCGTGCATTTCGATACCGACGCCAGCCGCGACATGCGTGGCTGGGTGCTGGGCAGCTGCTCCAACCTGCCGAACAGCGTGGCCGTGCTGTGGGCGCAGCCGGTGCCGGACAGTTTCCACGCGCGTTACGCCGCACGCAGCCGGCGCTACCGCTATCACCTGCTGAACCGGCCGGTGCGTGCGGCGCTGGATGCGCGCTATGTCACCTGGGAGCGCCTGCCGCTGGACGCCGGGCGCATGCACGTTGCCGCCCAGGCCCTGCTGGGCGAGCATGATTTCAGCGCATTCCGCGCCTTGTCCTGCCAGGCGGCGCACCCGCGGCGAAGCGTGCTGGCGGTGAGCGTGCGGCGCGAGGGCGAGCAGCTGTTCGTGGAGATCGAGGCGAATGCCTTCCTGCATCACATGGTGCGCAACATCGTCGGCTCGCTGCTGCCGATCGGCCGTGGCGAACAGCCGATCGAGTGGATGGGTGAACTGCTGGCCGGTCGTGACCGCCAGGTGGCCGGCCCCACCGCACCGGCTTCGGGCTTGACCTTCATCGGTCCACGCTACGAGCGCCACTGGCATCTGCCGGAAGAGGTCAGCCAGCCATGA
- the trpA gene encoding tryptophan synthase subunit alpha, which produces MSRIDRRFAKLKAAGRTGLIPFVTAGDPVPGHMVALMHALVDAGADLIELGVPFSDPMADGPVIQHASERAIAQGVGLKEVLGWVGEFRRRDADTPIVLMGYLNPVEIHGYARFAQEAVAAGVDGVLLVDCPLEESAVLQPLRDAGLQQILLAAPTTAPSRMAQLCGSAEGFLYYVSFAGITGAAHLSTGDIAARVADIRTRAKAPVAVGFGIRDAASAKAIAGFADAVVIGSALVERLSGATDAAEITARAQGFLQPIRAALDAH; this is translated from the coding sequence ATGAGCCGCATCGATCGCCGCTTCGCCAAACTCAAGGCCGCCGGCCGCACCGGGCTGATCCCGTTCGTCACCGCCGGTGATCCCGTGCCCGGGCACATGGTTGCCCTGATGCATGCGCTGGTCGATGCCGGCGCCGACCTGATCGAACTGGGCGTGCCGTTTTCCGATCCGATGGCCGACGGTCCGGTGATCCAGCACGCCAGCGAGCGGGCGATCGCCCAAGGGGTCGGACTGAAGGAAGTGCTGGGCTGGGTCGGCGAGTTTCGCCGCCGCGATGCCGACACGCCGATCGTGCTGATGGGCTATCTGAATCCGGTCGAGATCCATGGCTACGCGCGCTTCGCGCAGGAGGCCGTGGCGGCCGGCGTCGATGGCGTGCTGCTGGTCGATTGCCCACTGGAGGAATCGGCCGTGCTGCAGCCGCTGCGCGATGCCGGGTTGCAGCAGATCCTGCTTGCCGCGCCCACCACCGCACCCTCGCGTATGGCGCAGCTGTGCGGTTCGGCCGAGGGTTTCCTGTACTATGTCTCGTTCGCCGGCATCACCGGTGCGGCACACTTGAGCACCGGCGATATCGCCGCACGCGTGGCGGACATCCGCACCCGGGCGAAGGCGCCGGTGGCGGTGGGCTTCGGCATCCGCGATGCGGCAAGCGCGAAGGCGATTGCCGGTTTCGCCGATGCGGTGGTGATCGGCAGTGCGCTGGTCGAGCGGTTGTCGGGTGCCACCGACGCGGCGGAAATCACCGCCCGTGCGCAAGGTTTCCTGCAGCCGATCCGTGCGGCGCTGGATGCACACTGA
- a CDS encoding LysR family transcriptional regulator: MSGRELPPLNALRAFEAVARLHSVGRAAAELHVTHGAVSRQLRLLDEALGRPLFSRQGRGLVLTAAGEQLHAGAGLAFEQLRDSWAALREHNAQAPFVLGCASSLLARWLIPRLDRLAHDLPGLRLHLSAQESSPTAEPGRLDALLLLSAPPWPAGWQVDTLAPERIGPVVSPRYGGWPRLQGQLPGCLLDEPVLHTTSRPQAWPDWLRGMDLPPSRPPGGAGFPHLYHLLEAAIAGLGVAIAPAPLVADDLATGRLLAPWGFQPTTGHWILATPQRSGDRRAVALAQWLRQELAGG, encoded by the coding sequence ATGTCAGGGCGCGAACTGCCACCGTTGAATGCCTTGCGCGCCTTCGAGGCGGTGGCGCGACTGCACAGCGTGGGCCGGGCCGCGGCGGAACTGCACGTCACCCATGGCGCGGTCAGCCGGCAACTGCGCCTGCTCGACGAAGCGCTGGGCCGACCGCTGTTTTCACGCCAGGGCCGTGGACTGGTGCTGACCGCTGCGGGCGAACAACTGCACGCCGGGGCCGGCCTCGCCTTCGAGCAATTGCGCGACAGCTGGGCCGCCCTGCGCGAGCACAACGCGCAGGCGCCGTTCGTGCTCGGTTGCGCCAGCAGCCTGCTGGCGCGCTGGCTGATCCCGCGGCTGGATCGGCTGGCGCACGACCTGCCCGGGTTGCGCCTGCATCTGTCGGCACAGGAGTCATCGCCGACCGCGGAACCGGGCAGGCTGGACGCCCTGCTGCTGTTGTCGGCGCCGCCCTGGCCCGCGGGCTGGCAGGTCGACACGCTGGCGCCGGAACGGATCGGCCCGGTGGTCAGCCCGCGCTACGGCGGCTGGCCGCGACTGCAGGGGCAGCTGCCCGGCTGCCTGCTCGACGAGCCGGTATTGCACACCACTTCGCGTCCGCAGGCCTGGCCAGACTGGCTGCGTGGCATGGATCTGCCGCCCTCGCGCCCGCCCGGCGGCGCGGGTTTTCCGCACCTCTACCATCTGCTGGAAGCGGCCATCGCCGGGCTGGGCGTGGCGATCGCGCCGGCGCCGTTGGTGGCCGACGACCTGGCGACCGGGCGCCTGCTGGCGCCGTGGGGATTCCAGCCCACCACGGGCCACTGGATCCTGGCCACGCCGCAGCGCTCCGGCGATCGTCGCGCCGTCGCACTGGCCCAGTGGCTGCGCCAGGAGCTGGCCGGCGGCTGA
- a CDS encoding phosphoribosylanthranilate isomerase → MTRIKCCGMTRVDDAVLAARLGADAIGLVFTARSRRQVGLRQARDIVESLPPFVATVALFMDDEASLVERVLEQVRPALLQFHGEETDPWCAQFGHPFLKALAMGEGAAGLSRRHDYPHAAGLLLDGHARGEAGGSGKTFDWSLLAEVREKPLIVAGGLESGNVADAVRMARPWAVDVASGVESAPGIKDPARLEAFVRAVRAVDAE, encoded by the coding sequence ATGACCCGGATCAAGTGCTGCGGCATGACCCGGGTCGACGACGCCGTGCTCGCCGCACGGCTGGGCGCCGATGCGATCGGGCTGGTGTTCACCGCGCGCAGCCGACGCCAGGTTGGCCTGCGCCAGGCCCGCGACATCGTCGAGTCGCTGCCGCCTTTCGTGGCGACCGTGGCCTTGTTCATGGACGACGAGGCGAGCCTGGTGGAACGGGTGCTGGAGCAGGTGCGGCCCGCGCTGCTGCAGTTCCACGGCGAGGAAACCGACCCCTGGTGCGCGCAGTTTGGCCATCCATTCCTGAAGGCGCTGGCGATGGGCGAGGGCGCTGCCGGTCTGTCGCGCCGGCACGACTACCCGCATGCCGCCGGCCTGCTGCTGGATGGCCATGCCCGTGGCGAGGCCGGTGGCAGCGGCAAGACGTTCGACTGGTCGCTGTTGGCGGAAGTGCGCGAGAAGCCGCTGATCGTTGCTGGCGGGCTGGAGTCGGGCAACGTGGCGGACGCCGTGCGCATGGCGCGACCGTGGGCGGTGGACGTGGCCAGTGGCGTGGAATCCGCGCCCGGCATCAAGGACCCGGCGCGGCTGGAAGCCTTCGTTCGCGCGGTGCGCGCGGTCGACGCGGAGTAG